Part of the Maridesulfovibrio sp. genome, GGTGGGAAGTCCCTTTCGGCCGGTGAGGTCCGATGGAGGTGGGCATCGGACTGAGCCGGGTTTAACTGCCGATGATAAACCCGGCCTGCTGTACACTAATTGGGGTTAGAGTGATATATGCTTAGGTTCTTGTGTGGTTAAAGTGATTCTTCGCCTGTTCTGATTCTGATGGTCCGGGTAAGATCCTGAACAAAGATGACACCGTCACCTTCCTTGCCTGTCTGAGCACCGGTCTTAATGGCATCCAGTGCTCCTTCGAGTTTTGATTCGTCCAGACCTATTTCGATACGGACCTTTTTAAGCAGGTTAACTTCCATAACTACCCCGCGGTATGTTTCGGTGAATCCTGCCCCCCGGCCGGAACCGAGGATGTTGGTTACCGACATGGAGTAGATGCCTTTGGCGTAGAGGGCCTGTTTTACCGGGGTAAGGCATTCGGGCCTGATGTATGTGATGATGAGTTTCATTATATTATTCCTCGCTTTCTGATAGTTTGACTATTCGTTGGAGAAGATCTGGAAACCGTTGTAGGATTCCATGCCGTGCTCGCTGATGTCGAGACCCTTCATTTCTTCTTCCGCGGTAACCCTGACGCCCATTACAGCCTTGGCGACGGAGAATGCGAGGTAACCCATTCCGAATGCCCAGATAAAGCATACTACGATACCGATAATCTGAGTGGTAAGAATTCCGAATCCACCGCCGTAGAAGAGGCCACCAGTACCGTCGTTAAGTGCGGGAGAGGTGAACAGGCCGCAGGCCAGAGTTCCCCAGGCACCGCATACACCGTGCACGGAAACCGCACCAACCGGGTCGTCGATTTTCAGCACTTTATCAATGAACTCGATAGAGAGAACTACCAGTATGCCAGCGATAAGCCCGATGATAATGGAAGCTGCGGGAGTTACTGTTGCACAGGGAGCGGTAATACCGACCAGTCCTGCCAAGGCACCGTTACAAGTCATGGAGATATCGGGCTTGCCGTATTTGAACCATGAGGTGAACATTGCACCGAGGGTTCCCGCACAGGCGGAGAGGCTGGTAGTTACTGCGATGAGGCCGATAGAACCGTCTGCGGTTGTGGTGGAACCGGGGTTGAATCCGAACCAGCCGAACCAGAGGATAAATACACCGAGGGATGCCAGCGGAATGTTGTGGCCGGGAATAGCTTTTGCTTTGCCGTCTGCGGTGTATTTACCGATACGGGGGCCGAGGATCATGGCACCGGCCAGAGCGATCCATCCACCTACCGAGTGAACTACGGTAGATCCTGCAAAGTCCATGAATCCCAAGCCTTCAAGCCAGCCAGCCCCTGAGTCTCCGAGCCAGAGAGAGCCCCAGGCCCAGTGTCCGGAGATAGGATAGATAAGTCCGGTTACGATACAGGTGACAAGGATGTAGCTGCTGAATTTGGTGCGTTCAGCAATACCGCCGGATACGATAGTGGCAGCGGTTGCCGCAAATACAGACTGGAAGAACCAGAAAGTGATAGTCCACTGTCCATCCGGGGTAGTGAGTCCTATTCCTGCAAGTGAAAATCCGGATGTGCCGATAAAGCCGCCGGCATCAATTCCGAACATAAGGCCGAAGCCGAGCAGGAAGAAGATGATTGATCCGGCTGCAAAGTCGAGAAAGTTTTTCATCAGGATGTTGCCTGCACTCTTTGCGCGGGTGAATCCTGCTTCGACGCATGCAAAGCCTGCCTGCATGAAAAATACGAGGATCGCCGCGAGAAGGGTCCAGAGAATGTTGCCGTAAGTCTGGGACATGGCTTCTTCTGCTGCGAATGCCGCGGAAGGTGCTGCCAGGAGCATGAGAGTTGCGAGGGCCGGAATTTTGCGGCCTGCCATTGAACGTTTGGTAGTCATACAGTCCTCCTTAGGGATGTTGATTGCTTCAAGGATGTTTTTCTTAAAGCATGGACTGTGCCAAAAATATAACATGTTGAAATTAAATGTTTTTTTTAAAATAACTCAAAAATGTCGATTACAAAAATGTATTTTTGAACTTTTTTGTCGTATAGAAGGTGGGTATAAATTACAAAAAGGTAAACATATCGAAATATGATGAGGTGTAGCTTAATGAAAATTAACAATCAGCGTTTATTATATTAATGATGGTAAAAAAATAAAGAAAGTTGTTGACAATTTTTTCAGGACCCGGTTAAGTAATTCCTATGCAAACTTTCAACACCCTAGGCACTGGCCTCTCTTACTTTTTTTACTTTTTTTATTTTTGGTGCACCCACGCTTGTGGTCGGGTGGAGGTTTGCTTGTACAAAAAGTAAAAAGAGAAACAAAGCAAACGACCTCTACGAAAGGGCCGCAGGCGAAGAATCGCCGGCGGCCCTTTTTTTTTACACGGGTCGCCAAAAGGGAAGCGGATCTTGGAGAATCTAGAGGCAAACTTCAGGAGAAATTAAAATGCAGATTGGAAAAAGCGTAAGAATGGAACGGATAGTAAACCGTAATACAGGCCGGACCATCGTTGTTCCCATGGACCACGGTATAAGTGTCGGACCGCTGAAAGGACTTCGTTCCATGCGCAGGGCGGTTAACGATATGGTCAAGGGAGGAGCCAATGCCGTGCTCATGCACAAAGGTCTTGTCCGCTGCTCCCACCGTGAAGAGGGCGGCGACGTCGGCCTCATCGTTCATCTCTCCGCCTCCACTTGCCTTTCACCCCTCCCCAATAAAAAAACTCTCGTCGGTACTGTTGAAGACGCACTTCGCCTCGGTGCGGATGCTGTTTCCGTTCACGTTAATCTCGGTGATGAAGCTGAAGCGCAGATGCTTTCCGATCTCGGCGAAGTTGCTTCCGCTGCCACCAGCTGGGGTGTTCCGGTTCTGGCAATGGTTTACGCCCGCGGTCCTCAGATCAAAGATGAATTCGATCCCGCAGTTGTGGCTCATTGCGCCCGCGCAGGTGAAGAACTCGGCGCTGATATCGTAAAAGTCCCCTACACCGGTGACGTTGAAACTTTCAAAGACGTGGTTGAAGGCTGCTGCATCCCGGTAGTAATTGCCGGAGGCCCCAAGCTTGATTCCACCCGCGATTTCCTGCAGATGGTAGCAGATTCCATCGAAGCAGGCGGTGCAGGTCTTTCCGTTGGCCGTAATGTCTTCCAGCATGAAAACCGCGTCAAACTCGTAGAAGCCCTGCACATGATTGTTCACGAAGATGAAACTGTAGATAACGCTCTCGCGCACATCGGCGAATAGTGTAGGAACAGGAAAATGAAAAAGATTATATTCAAAGCGATCCCTTTCGATAAAAAACTTCTCAGCCTTGCACTCGAGTCCGGAGTGGATGCCATCCTCACTTCTCCGGAAGACAAGGAAACCGTTGAATCCCTTGGGCGCGTATCTGTCATTACTCCGGAAGAAATGCCTTGTGTAGCTATTAACGAAAAGGCTGATGAAGCCGTTGCTGTCGATCTTGACAAAAAAGGCAAAAGCGTTTGTCTCGCCGCAGGCTGGGAGATTATCCCGGTTGAAAACCTGCTTGCCCAGATTGATTCACTCGCTCTTGAAGCTGAATCTCTTGACCGGGCAAGGCTTGCTGCATCCGTCATGGAGCGTGGTGCCGATTCAATTGTAGTCACTCCCGAAGGTGCTGCCGATCTCAAGCAGATCGTAGCTGAACTGAAACTCTCGCAGGGCAAGATGGAACTCCAGAAAGCAACCGTAACCAGCATTGAATCCGCAGGTCTGGCCCACAGGGTCTGTGTGGATACCACTTCCAAACTCAAGAAAGGACAGGGAATCCTTACCGGAAATTCTTCCGCTTTCACATTTCTTGTGCATGCTGAAACCGAATCCAACCCTTACGTTGCCGCGCGTCCTTTTCGGGTGAACGCCGGGGCTGTTCATGCCTACGCCATCCTTCCCGGTGACAAGACCACTTATCTTGAAGAACTCCGTTCCGGTTCCGAAGTACTGGTTGTGGATAAAAGCGGTGAGACTTCCGTGGCTGTTGTCGGACGCAGCAAACTTGAAGTTCGTCCCATGTTGCTGATTACCGCCGAGGTCCAGACTCCGGAAGGTCCGGTTTCCGGCAAGGTTTTTCTCCAGAACGCAGAGACCATCAGAGTTGTAAGCGGTGACGGTGAACCTGTAAGTGTGGTAACATTGAAAGAAGGCGACGAAGTTCTTTGCCGTATTGATGTAGCTGGCCGACATTTCGGCATGCGCATCAAAGAAGAAATTTCAGAGGATTAATAATAAAATGTCACAGTCCAGCAAAAAAAATCTTGGCGATCTGCGGGTGGAAATCGATTCCCTCGACAGTGAAATTCTGGAGCTTCTCAACAAGCGTGCCGCTGCGTCTCTCGCAGTTGGAGCAATCAAGGCCGGATCATCTGATCAGATTTTTAAGCCTTTCCGGGAGCAGGAAGTATTGCGCGGTCTAATTAAGCGCAATCCCGGAACTCTCCCCCCTGAGCACCTTGAAGCAATTTATCGCGAAATTATTTCTTCCTCCCGCAGGCTGCAAAGGCCTGAGCGAGTGGTCTATCTAGGCCCCGAAGGGACATTTTCATATTTTGCCGGGCTACAGCACATGGGACGTCAGGCTGACCTGCTTCCCAAAAACAATTTTGAAGATATTTTTGTGGCCGTTTCCAAGGGCGAAGCCGACCTCGGCATTATCCCCCTTGAAAATTCGCTCAAGGGAACGGTCGGGCAGAACGTTGATCTGTTTATGCGCTACCCGGTTTTCATTCAGGCCGAGCTGTATCATCGCATCAGCCACGGACTTATGACCAAGGGTGCCGACATCAGCGAGATCAAAACGGTCTACTCACACTCCAAGGCACTTGAGCAATGCACCGGCTGGCTTCGTGCCAATATGCCCGGTGCAGAGCTCGTGTCTGTGGAATCCACTGCCAAGGCCGCACAGATGGTCGCTGAAAGCGATGGACCTGTTGCCGCTGTAGGGCACGTAAAGCTGGCAAATCTTTTCGGTCTGCACGTAACTGCTGAAGCCATTGAAGACCTGCCCGATAACTGGACCCGCTTCCTGATTATCGGACCCAAGCCCGGACAGGAAGGTAAGCGCGACAAGACTTCGCTGCTTTTCACCACCCCGGACCGTCCCGGTGCACTTGTGGAAGTCCTTAACGAGCTTTCCGGTCATGATATAAACATGACCAAGCTTGAATCACGCCCAGCTCTAGGTGAAAAGTGGAAGTATATGTTTTTCGTTGACCTGCAAGGTGATCTCGGAGCCGAAGAACACGCTTCGCTGATTGACGACCTGAAAGCTCGTTGCCTGACATTCAAGATTCTGGGTAGCTATCCTGCAGGTTCTCAAGACGGCAGTAAAATTTAAATAAAATTTCAAAAGACTGGAAACAGTCAGGATATACAAAAATGACTTCTGAAAATGTAATCGTAATTAAAGCTCCTTCGTCCAAGTCGCTTTCGCACCGCGCACTAATCGCAGGAGCATTGTCTGAGGGAACTACTGTTGTTCTTGATCCTCTCGACAGTAACGATATCAACCGGACCATGGATTGCCTGACCACCATGGGTGCGCAGTTCAATATTGATGGAACAGCCACTACCGTGACCGGTATGGACGGTGGGCCCCGTGGCGGTGCCAAGGAACCTGCTGTTCTGGAAATGCGTGACTCCGGCACCACCTGCCGCTTGATTACTGCTTTGGCCGGCGCAGGTAAGGGGCTTTTCAGGGTGCAGGGTACACCGCGTATGCATGACCGGCCCATCGGTGCCTTGACCAGCGCACTGGAATCACAGGGCACCAAGGTTACTTTCTCCGATAAGAAGGGGTACCCTCCGGTGACTCTTGAGGCGTCCGGCTTCAAAGGTAAGCAAATGGATATTTCCCTTGAGGAATCCAGCCAGTACCTTTCCGGATTGCTGCTTGGCGCACCGCTTGCCGATGAAACCACCATCATTAACGTGATCGGCGAGAAAGCTGTTTCATGGCCTTACGTGGCTCTGACCCTCAATGTAATGGAAGATTTCAGAGTAAAGTTTGAGGTTCAGGCCAAGAAAAACGGTGTATGGAAAAAGACAAACTGGAGAAAAGTCGAGAAGGTTGTTCCCGGCGAGATCCGTTTTGTTGTTGAGCCTTCCAAGTTTGACCGCGATGAATACCGCGTCGAAGGTGACTGGTCGAACGCTTCCTACTTCCTCGCTGCCGGGGCTGTAGGTAACAATCCTGTTAAAATTGAAGGAATGAACGTAAATTCCCTTCAAGGCGACCGGGCAATCATGTACATCCTTGAATCCATGGGCGCGAAGATCGAAAGTGATGATCACAGCGTAACTGTTTACCCCTCCAAGCTGCACGGCGTAGAGGTGGACATGAGCAAGTGTCCTGATCTGGTGCCTACTGTGGCAGTAGCTGCCGCTTTTGCGGACAGCCCGACCACCATCACCAATGTCGCTCACCTGCGCATCAAGGAATGTGACCGCCTCGAAGCAAGTGCTGCCGAAGTAATGCGCGCAGGCGGTAAGGCCGAGATTACCGACGATTCCATTACCATTATCCCGGCACCTCTCAAGAAGGGCGAACGTATAGTCTTCGATACCTATGACGATCACCGCCTTGCCATGTGTACTGCGATTTTCGCCATGGCAGGTATTGAATCAATTCCGGCTGAACCCGGTTGCGTTGCAAAATCTTTCCCCGGTTTCTGGGATGAATGGGAAAAAGTTAAAAAAGGAAACGGTTGTTAGTCATGGAGTGCGAGTTTGAGAAAATACATAGCGTAGCCATCATCGGGTCCCGGGGCCAGATGGGGGGCTTCCTCGCGCTCACTGCCGAACGGGCCGGAATGATGGTCTACCGTTTTGACACTCCGCTCGACGAGGAAAAGATGGCCCGCCGTCTGCCGGATACCGATCTGGTTATCCTGTGCATTCCGGTAACGGTCATGGACGAGGTCCTGCCCGTGGTTATCCCGCACATGAAAAAGGGGGCGATCCTTTCAGATGTAGGTTCGGTCAAAGGCCGTCCGGTACAGCAGATGCTTCGTGCCTATGATGGTCCCGTGGTAGGCACTCATCCTCTGTTTGGACCGGTGATTCCTGCTGATTTTGATCCAACAGTGGCTCTTGTTGCCGAGCGCGAAGAAGACCGTCCTGCCATGCTGGCTGTGAAGGATTTTTTTGAACGCCTCAATTTCGGTGCCTTCGAATCTTCTGTTGAAGAGCACGATAAAGCCATGGCTATGATTCAGGCCCTGAACTTCAGTTCCACAATTGCATTTCTGGCCTGTTCCCGGGAAATTCCCAATATTAAAAAATTTGTGACCCCGTCTTTCAAGCGCAGACTCGAATCCGCTCGTAAGATGGTCACTCAGGACAGCGATCTATTCGGTACTATTACTGATGCCAACCAGTACAGTCAGGAAGCGACTCGTCTGTTCCGTTCTTTCCTATCTTTGGCTGCCGCAGGTGATATGGACCTGCTTGCAGACCGTGCTTCTTGGTGGTGGCGTGACAACAATACCTAGGGAGAAGTGCATCTAAAAAAGATTAAGACCGCGTTCTCCCGGAACGCGGTCTTTTTTTTATATAAAAAATTGGTGTGAGCGATTACAATAAGTTGTCATACAACTTATTACGAAAAGTTAAACCGGATACGGAGAAATTTAAAATGAAGATTGAACTAACTCAGTATGGCAAATGGTTGCCTGCTGATACGCAGACCCCGATCAGTCTGTATCTAGGCTTGGTCGGTGATGCGCCGGGAATTCTATTGGAAAGTGCCGAGGTTGACGGACGACTTGGACGTTACAGCCTTATCGCTTGGGATTTCAGACTCAAGCTTACGCCTGTGCGCGGTAAGCTTTCCGTGGAATGCGCTGATTCAAGGCTTGCCGGATTGGCAACTTATTCGGGCATGGATTTTCTGGAGGGGATGCGTGCAGTCATGAAGGCTCTGCATCTGAATGCGCAGCCGGAACTTGGAGAGCTTCCTCCCTTCACCCGTGGCCTTTACGGAACACTTGGCTACGGTATTGCCGGAATGTTGGAGCCGAAGCTTAAAGACAAGCTGCCCGCTGATGATGCTGAGGTCCGTTTGGCTCTGCCCGGACGGGTTGTTCTCTTCGACCATCTCAAGCACAGCTGCTGCTTTCTTTCTCTGGATAAGGATGATGCTCCTGACTTTACACCGCCTGTTTTCGGTGCCGTGTGCGAGCCGACCAAGGTCGGTGATCCGGTAGCTGTTCCGGGCAAGGAAAAATATATGGAAGGGGTCAAGAAGGTTAAGGACCTCATTGCCGAGGGCGAGTGCATTCAGGTGGTGCTTTCCACCCGTTTTTCCGCTCCCTTCAGTGGCGATTCCTTTGATCTTTACCGCCGCCTGCGTCAGGCCAACCCCTCGCCGTTCATGTTCTATATGAAGTTCAGCCGCGAGGAAATCCTGCTCGGTTCTTCCCCTGAACTGATGGCCCGTTGCGATAAAGGGCGGCTGGAAGTTCGACCCATCGCTGGGACCCGGCCGCGAGGCAAGGATGCTGCCGGAGACCGCAAGTATGCCGAAGAGCTGCTCGCTGATCCGAAAGAAATCGCTGAACACGTCATGCTGGTCGATCTCGGCCGCAACGATCTTGGACGTATCGCCAAGCCCGGAACTGTGACCGTCGAGAAATTCAAGCAGATTGAATACTTCAGCCATGTCATGCACATCACTTCTTACGTGGAAGCAGATCTTCGTGATGATCACGATGCCATTGACGTGCTGCAGGCGACTTTCCCGGCGGGAACCCTTTCCGGTGCTCCGAAAATCAGGGCCATGGAAATCATCTCCGAAATCGAGGAAGTACCGCGCGGTCCTTACGGTGGCTGCATCGGGTTTATCGGTCTGGATAAGGATTCCGTGAACCTTGATACTGGTATCACTATTCGTTCCATGTGGATTCGCGACGGCAAGTGCCATTGGCAGGCCGGGGCCGGAATAGTTTATGATTCCGATCCTGAAATGGAATGGAAGGAATGCAACAACAAGGCAAGGGTTCTTAAGGAAATTCTGCAGTCGGAGGGCGGTGATGTTTTTACTCGTAGATAATTTTGATTCCTTTACCTTCAATCTGGTGCAGGCGTTCCAGCAGCTTGGGGCTGATCCGCTGGTGTTGCGTAATGACCGTGAGGAAATCCTTGAGCTTGCAGAGTCCGGCAAACTGGAACGGGTCTGCCTTTCTCCCGGTCCCAGCAATCCGGAAAACGCAGGGCTGTCACTTGAATTCCTTTCCCGTCTGCCCAAGGAGATTCCGGTACTCGGCGTCTGCCTCGGTCACCAGACTTTAGGGCATTTTGCGGGGGCATCCGTAGTCCGCGCCGGACGGATCATGCACGGCAAGACTTCCGATGTTTATCACAACAATGAAGGCATTTTCACTGGTCTGGACAATCCTTTCAATGTCTGCCGTTATCATTCTCTGGTGGTCAATGTGGATGAAGCACCGGATCTGCTGGAGCTGACCGCATGGACAGATCAGGATGAAGTCATGGGCCTTCGCTACAAGGACCGCCCGTGGACAGGATTGCAGTTCCATCCCGAATCAATCCTGACCCCGGATGGACCGAAACTGCTGAAGAACTTCTTGGACGGAAATATTTAGCTCTATCATTATATATAGAAGGAAATAAAAATGTCACAGATAATAAGCGAAGCCCTGAGCGCACTTTCTTCCGGTCAGGACCTGACCACAGAACAGGCTGATGCGGTATTTGAAGAACTCTTTTCCGGTGAAATGACCAATGCTCAGGCGGGGGCGCTGCTTATGGGGCTGCGCTCTAAAGGTGAAAAAGCTGTTGAAGTTGCTGCCGGTGTACGCGCGGCCCTGCGTGAGGCCAAGCTGATCAAAGGCATCAACAGTCCGTGCATTGATACCTGTGGAACAGGCGGTGACGGTACCAACAGTTTCAACTGTTCTACTGCGGTGGCGATTTATCTTGCGGATATGGGCTATCTGGTTACCAAACACGGCAACCGGGCGGTTTCATCTTCCTGCGGTTCTGCGGATGTGCTGGAAGATTTGGGTGTTTCACTGGGAACTACAGTGAACGAAGCGCGTGATGTGCTGCTGCGGGATAAATTTGTGTTCATGTTTGCCCCGAATTACCACCCGGCCTTCGGAAAAATTGCTCCCATTCGTAAAGAACTTGGAATTCCGACCTTGTTTAACCTTATGGGCCCCCTGTTAAACCCCGCACGTCCCACCCATCAGATTCTGGGTGTGGGCAGACCGGAGATTTTTCGTCTCATGGCTGAAGTGCTGGTGCTGACCAATGTGGAAAAGGCTTATGTTATACATGGCGCAGGTAATTTTGATGAATTGACTCCGTTTGGTGTGAACGATGCGATTCTTGTTGAGAACGGTGAACTTACCGAAGTCAAGATTGATCCGGCTGATTACGATTTTGCAGCAGCCAAGCCTGAAGATGTTGCTGTTAAAGATCGCCCTGAAGCACTGGAAACAATCCGCAAGGTTCTAGCAGGTACCGCACCGCAGGCCATGCTTGATATGGTGGCACTGAACCTTGGGGCGGCAATATCCATTCTTGATGGTGTATCTTTGGAAGAGGGCATGGAAAAAGCCAAGGCCAAAGTCGCCAAGGGCGTGGATAAGGAATACTAGGTCATGCTCGATAAATTCAGGAAAGCAAAACAGGCCGAGCTGGATATGCTGGCAAGGATGCAGTCCGAAGGGAGAAAGTTTACTCCATATGCGGGGGAACGTGCTTCTTTTGCTGAAGCTATTCGCCGCGATGAATCCGGGCTGAAGGTCATTGCCGAGTATAAGCGAGCTTCTCCGTCCAAGGGTGATATCAATCTTGGTCTGAGCGCAGCGGACGTTGCCAAGATGTATGCTGCCGGAGGTGCTTCGGCTATCTCCGTGCTTACCGAAGAGGAATACTTCAAGGGCAATCTCAGCTACCTCGATGAAATTAAACCCAGCGGATTGCCTATGCTGCGTAAGGATTTCCTTACCGATCTGATGCAGATTGAGCAGACCTTGGCTACTCCGGCTTCGGCGCTTTTGATCATCGTACGTATGTTTGAGGATGATGGTTATCTGAAAGAAATGATCGAGCAAACCCATGCTGCGGGGCTTGATGCAGTGGTTGAGGCTTTTGATGATGTTGATCTTAAGCGGGCCAAGCAGGCCGGAGCGCGGATCATCCAGATCAATAACCGCGATCTTGATACCCTCGGCATCGATATGAATCGTTCCATTGAATTCATCAAGCTTAAGGAAGATGGTGAAATCTGGATCTGTGCCAGCGGAATCAGTGAACCTGAAGATTGCGCAGAAATGAATGAATTGGGTTACGATACCGTGCTTATAGGCACCTCAATCATGTCCAGCCCGGATCCGCAGGCCAAGCTTGCCGCGCTGGTTGCTGGAGGCCGCTCATGAGCCTGTTGGTCAAGGTTTGCGGAATGACTTCCAAAGAAGACGCGGACATGTGCGAACAATTGGGCGCGGATTTTTTGGGATTCATCTTCCATCCTTCCAGTCCGCGCAATGTTGATGCAGCCTTTGCCCGTTCCGTTAAAACTGACGGAGCTAAAAAAGTAGGGGTATTCGTTAAGCAGAGTGCAACGGAAGTGATCGAAACCTTGAAAAACGGTCAGCTCGATTTTGCGCAATTGCACGGTGGTCAGAATGAGGAATTCTGCAAAGCCGTGGGCAAGGAGCAGGTGATCAAAGTTCTCTGGCCTCAGAAGTACGATTCATTAAAAGCTTTTCAAGCGGACATTGACCGTTTTGCTCCGCATTGCACTTACATGCTTTTTGATGCTGGAAAATCCGGTGGCGGGCATGGCGTTGCAATGGAATTCGAAGTGTTCAAAGATGTAACCATTCCGGTTCCATGGTTGCTGGCAGGAGGTCTTTCAGCAGAAAATCTGGAAGAAGCGTTGGATACAGCAAAACCAAACGGGGTTGATCTCAATTCCGGTGTGGAATCTGAACCGGGTAAAAAAGATAAAAATAAACTGGCTGCGGCTTTTGCAGCTATGAAATAATAACAATTTGCCAGACAAAGCGGCGAAGCCCTACTAAGAGTTTTTGAAGAGTCCAGAGAAACTTTTTCCAAAAAGTTTCTTTGGCCCCCGGAGGGCCGCCGGAGGCATATAAAAAAAGGAAAGGATCATGAAACGAGGATATTTTGGTGATTACGGCGGACAGTTTGTTCCTGAACTGCTCATGCCGCCGCTGCTCGAGCTTGAAGAGGCCATGGAAAAGATCATGAAATCTAACGAATTCCAGCAGGAATTCACCCGACTTCTTAAAGATTTCGTTGGTCGTCCCACCGCACTGACCCATTGCGCGAATATTTCCCGCGAACTGGGCTTCAACCTCTGGCTCAAGCGTGAAGACCTTGCCCATACCGGCGCACATAAGGTCAACAATACCGTAGGGCAGGCCCTGCTGACCAAGATGATGGGAAAACCCATGCTGCTGGCTGAAACAGGAGCCGGACAGCACGGGGTTGCAACCGCAACCGCAGCCGCTCTTCTTGATCTTGACTGCGAAATTTACATGGGTGCTCTGGATGTGAAACGTCAGTCTCATAACGTGCGCCGCATGGAACTTCTGGGCGCGAAATGTGTGCCTGTGGAATCCGGTACCCAGACCCTGAAAGATGCTATTAACGCCGCTCTGCGTAAATGGATTGCTGACCAGCAGACCACCCATTACTGCTTCGGTACTGCTGCCGGACCGCATCCCTTCCCGCTGCTGGTTCGTGAATTTCAGGCAGTTATCGGACGTGAAGCCAAGGATCAGTTCAAGGAAAAAACAGGTG contains:
- a CDS encoding anthranilate synthase component I family protein: MKIELTQYGKWLPADTQTPISLYLGLVGDAPGILLESAEVDGRLGRYSLIAWDFRLKLTPVRGKLSVECADSRLAGLATYSGMDFLEGMRAVMKALHLNAQPELGELPPFTRGLYGTLGYGIAGMLEPKLKDKLPADDAEVRLALPGRVVLFDHLKHSCCFLSLDKDDAPDFTPPVFGAVCEPTKVGDPVAVPGKEKYMEGVKKVKDLIAEGECIQVVLSTRFSAPFSGDSFDLYRRLRQANPSPFMFYMKFSREEILLGSSPELMARCDKGRLEVRPIAGTRPRGKDAAGDRKYAEELLADPKEIAEHVMLVDLGRNDLGRIAKPGTVTVEKFKQIEYFSHVMHITSYVEADLRDDHDAIDVLQATFPAGTLSGAPKIRAMEIISEIEEVPRGPYGGCIGFIGLDKDSVNLDTGITIRSMWIRDGKCHWQAGAGIVYDSDPEMEWKECNNKARVLKEILQSEGGDVFTRR
- the pheA gene encoding prephenate dehydratase, with translation MSQSSKKNLGDLRVEIDSLDSEILELLNKRAAASLAVGAIKAGSSDQIFKPFREQEVLRGLIKRNPGTLPPEHLEAIYREIISSSRRLQRPERVVYLGPEGTFSYFAGLQHMGRQADLLPKNNFEDIFVAVSKGEADLGIIPLENSLKGTVGQNVDLFMRYPVFIQAELYHRISHGLMTKGADISEIKTVYSHSKALEQCTGWLRANMPGAELVSVESTAKAAQMVAESDGPVAAVGHVKLANLFGLHVTAEAIEDLPDNWTRFLIIGPKPGQEGKRDKTSLLFTTPDRPGALVEVLNELSGHDINMTKLESRPALGEKWKYMFFVDLQGDLGAEEHASLIDDLKARCLTFKILGSYPAGSQDGSKI
- a CDS encoding 3-dehydroquinate synthase II family protein, encoding MKKIIFKAIPFDKKLLSLALESGVDAILTSPEDKETVESLGRVSVITPEEMPCVAINEKADEAVAVDLDKKGKSVCLAAGWEIIPVENLLAQIDSLALEAESLDRARLAASVMERGADSIVVTPEGAADLKQIVAELKLSQGKMELQKATVTSIESAGLAHRVCVDTTSKLKKGQGILTGNSSAFTFLVHAETESNPYVAARPFRVNAGAVHAYAILPGDKTTYLEELRSGSEVLVVDKSGETSVAVVGRSKLEVRPMLLITAEVQTPEGPVSGKVFLQNAETIRVVSGDGEPVSVVTLKEGDEVLCRIDVAGRHFGMRIKEEISED
- the aroA gene encoding 3-phosphoshikimate 1-carboxyvinyltransferase, which gives rise to MTSENVIVIKAPSSKSLSHRALIAGALSEGTTVVLDPLDSNDINRTMDCLTTMGAQFNIDGTATTVTGMDGGPRGGAKEPAVLEMRDSGTTCRLITALAGAGKGLFRVQGTPRMHDRPIGALTSALESQGTKVTFSDKKGYPPVTLEASGFKGKQMDISLEESSQYLSGLLLGAPLADETTIINVIGEKAVSWPYVALTLNVMEDFRVKFEVQAKKNGVWKKTNWRKVEKVVPGEIRFVVEPSKFDRDEYRVEGDWSNASYFLAAGAVGNNPVKIEGMNVNSLQGDRAIMYILESMGAKIESDDHSVTVYPSKLHGVEVDMSKCPDLVPTVAVAAAFADSPTTITNVAHLRIKECDRLEASAAEVMRAGGKAEITDDSITIIPAPLKKGERIVFDTYDDHRLAMCTAIFAMAGIESIPAEPGCVAKSFPGFWDEWEKVKKGNGC
- a CDS encoding 2-amino-3,7-dideoxy-D-threo-hept-6-ulosonate synthase, whose product is MQIGKSVRMERIVNRNTGRTIVVPMDHGISVGPLKGLRSMRRAVNDMVKGGANAVLMHKGLVRCSHREEGGDVGLIVHLSASTCLSPLPNKKTLVGTVEDALRLGADAVSVHVNLGDEAEAQMLSDLGEVASAATSWGVPVLAMVYARGPQIKDEFDPAVVAHCARAGEELGADIVKVPYTGDVETFKDVVEGCCIPVVIAGGPKLDSTRDFLQMVADSIEAGGAGLSVGRNVFQHENRVKLVEALHMIVHEDETVDNALAHIGE
- a CDS encoding ammonium transporter, which gives rise to MTTKRSMAGRKIPALATLMLLAAPSAAFAAEEAMSQTYGNILWTLLAAILVFFMQAGFACVEAGFTRAKSAGNILMKNFLDFAAGSIIFFLLGFGLMFGIDAGGFIGTSGFSLAGIGLTTPDGQWTITFWFFQSVFAATAATIVSGGIAERTKFSSYILVTCIVTGLIYPISGHWAWGSLWLGDSGAGWLEGLGFMDFAGSTVVHSVGGWIALAGAMILGPRIGKYTADGKAKAIPGHNIPLASLGVFILWFGWFGFNPGSTTTADGSIGLIAVTTSLSACAGTLGAMFTSWFKYGKPDISMTCNGALAGLVGITAPCATVTPAASIIIGLIAGILVVLSIEFIDKVLKIDDPVGAVSVHGVCGAWGTLACGLFTSPALNDGTGGLFYGGGFGILTTQIIGIVVCFIWAFGMGYLAFSVAKAVMGVRVTAEEEMKGLDISEHGMESYNGFQIFSNE
- a CDS encoding prephenate dehydrogenase/arogenate dehydrogenase family protein — translated: MECEFEKIHSVAIIGSRGQMGGFLALTAERAGMMVYRFDTPLDEEKMARRLPDTDLVILCIPVTVMDEVLPVVIPHMKKGAILSDVGSVKGRPVQQMLRAYDGPVVGTHPLFGPVIPADFDPTVALVAEREEDRPAMLAVKDFFERLNFGAFESSVEEHDKAMAMIQALNFSSTIAFLACSREIPNIKKFVTPSFKRRLESARKMVTQDSDLFGTITDANQYSQEATRLFRSFLSLAAAGDMDLLADRASWWWRDNNT
- a CDS encoding P-II family nitrogen regulator, encoding MKLIITYIRPECLTPVKQALYAKGIYSMSVTNILGSGRGAGFTETYRGVVMEVNLLKKVRIEIGLDESKLEGALDAIKTGAQTGKEGDGVIFVQDLTRTIRIRTGEESL